The Blastocatellia bacterium genome segment CCTACTTTATGACGACAGGATCGAGTTCATCCCCGTTAAACCTCTGAGCCAGATGCGGGGATTCCTTGAAGGTATTGATACGACCGTAGAGCGGGAAAATGACCGGGTATGAATGTTGTCGATTCTTCTGCGTGGTTAGAATACTTCGCCGAT includes the following:
- a CDS encoding AbrB/MazE/SpoVT family DNA-binding domain-containing protein, producing the protein METVTVSSDFQVEIPREVRESLGIQPGQQIQVLLYDDRIEFIPVKPLSQMRGFLEGIDTTVERENDRV